The window CCAGGATGATTGAAGACTTTGAGCAGGGTAATTTTGATGAAATCTATCTGTTTTATACAAAATTTAAGACCGTGATGAAATCAGATCCTGCCCGGATAAGGCTTTTGCCATTAGAAAATATCGATACAGATTCCGGTGAGGCTGCAGGAAAAAAGGCCTTGCAGGGAGACTGCATTTTAGAACCTTCGTCGGAGGGAATCTTCTCGAAGCTGTTGCCGAAATACCTTGAATGCCAGCTGCGTCAGGCGATATTTGAATCACTGACGGCTGAGTTTGCAGCGCGCAGGGTTGCAATGATTGCTGCCTCTGAAAATGCTGAAGAGATAATTGACGAACTCACGCAGGTTTATAATAAGGCAAGGCAGGAGGCTATTACCAAGGAGTTGCTTGAAGTTGTGTCGGGTTCCGAGGCATTAAGAAGTTAATTGTTAATGGTCATGATCTAACACTGATGCTTTACAATCTGAGGAGTCAGGTAATAAACAGATTCAGGGTGTTTATCTGTGTTAAGGTTGACATTTATGATGATAGTATTGTAAGGAAAGAGAGGTAATTACGTTGAAAAAAGGGGAAGTAGTACAAATAATCGGTCCTGTGGTAGACATAAGGTTTGCCCCGGGAGATTTGGCTCCCATTCGAAATGCCTTGAAGATTGAGGATAAAAAGAGAAATATAAGTATTGTTGCAGAAGTGGCTCAGCATATAGGCAATGATACGGCAAGGTGTATTGCACTTGCTCCGACAGATGGTATGGTGAGAGGAATGGAGGTTTTCGATACAGGAGGACCGATATCTGTTCCGGTTGGTCCGGAAGTACTGGGCAGAATATTTAACTTACTGGGTGAGCCGATTGATAAACTTGGCGAAGTAAAGACAAAGGAACGTTATCCTATCCATCGAACAGCGCCTTCATTTGAAGATAGAGAGGCGGTAACGACAGTTTTTGAGACCGGCCTCAAGGTTGTTGATCTGCTTGCACCTTTTGCTAAAGGTGGAAAGGTTGGCCTCTTTGGCGGTGCAGGTGTTGGAAAGACCGTTCTTATTATGGAGCTGATCAAAAGCATTGCCAGTGAGCATGGTGGATTCTCGGTATTTTCCGGTGTGGGGGAAAGAACGAGGGAGGGGAATGACCTCTGGCTTGAAATGAAAGAATCTGGAGTATTGGACAAAACTGTCCTTGTCTTTGGTCAGATGAACGAGCCGCCGGGTGCAAGATTACGGGTCGCGTTGACAGGGCTGACCATGGCGGAATATTTCAGAGATTCTCAGGGACAGGATGTACTGCTGTTTATAGATAATATTTTTCGTTTCGTACAGGCAGGTTCAGAAGTATCTGCTTTGCTGGGACGAATGCCTTCCGCTGTTGGTTATCAGCCGACTTTGGCTAATGAGATGGGAGATCTCCAGGAGAGGATTACTTCGACCAAGAAAGGTTCTATAACATCAATGCAGGCTATTTATGTACCTGCGGATGATTTTACCGATCCAGCACCGGTAGCAACGTTCCCTCATCTGGACTCGACAATCTGGCTGTCCAGACAGATCGCAGAGATGGGTATCTACCCGGCTGTTGATCCATTGAAGTCAACATCACGAATCCTTGACCCGCTCATTGTCGGGCAGGATCATTATGATGCTGCCAGGGAATCTCAGAGAGTTCTGCAGCGCTATAATGATCTGCAGGACTTCATAGCCATATTGGGCATGGAGGAGTTGTCAGAGGAAGACAAACTGATTGTGGGCAGGGCCAGAAGGTTACAGAGGTTCCTGTCCCAACCGTTCTTTGTTGCGGAGCAGTTTACGGGTATAAAGGGTAAATATGTTAAGATCGAAGATACCGTAAGGGGTATTAAGGAGGTGCTTGAGGGTAAGCATGATCATCTTCCGGAACAGGCATTTTACATGGTGGGCGGTATAGAAGAGGTTGTAGAAAAGGCAAAGCAGATGGAGGGTAAATAATTAGAAGGGCGGGTCCCCGTTTATCCTGCCAGGTAATGGGTAACCGGTGTTTACCGGGTAGCTGGTCAGGTTTCTGACCGATTACTGAATTTCTGACATTTTAAGAAATATCTGTTTTTCGTAAGCGTGCGCAGGGAGTGTAATCTGAAATCTCATCCTGCGCCGTATAAAGAATAAAAAGCTGGCAACTGAAAGGAGATTAATTCTGGCTGTAAATAGTTTTCAATTAGACATAATCACTCCGGAGAAAATAGTGTACAGTAAGGATGTAACAGCTATAGTGGCCCACGGTACCAGTGGTTATCTTGGTGTGATGGCTCATCATACCCCCCTTGTTACTTCTCTTGAACCGGGTCCGTTTAAGATTACTGAGCCTGGTGACAAAGTAGTTACACTGTCTCTGGAGAGTGGTTTTATGGAGGTGAGAGGAAACAAAGTTGTTGTTCTGGCTGATTCTGTCAAGAATCAGTAGGAAAACTTAATTTCCCGGTTTGCTTTACACCTCTCCCTTCGTTTTCTCCTGATCCACGTATTGTGCTTACCCCTGTAAACAGGAGAGGCGGCATCATCACTTCTCATCTGATTCGAATACTGCCCTTTAATGGGCATCTATACTGCTTGCCTTGTTTATTCTGCGGATTGTTAATCATAATTCTGTCTCCAGTTTCTCTTCAGCTTCTGATTTTCTCAGGTATAAGGGTTCAAGCGTCTCGATTTCGCAGCGCTCTCCCTGTTCATATCTTTTCAGGCCCAGTTTAGCAACGTTCACGGCACTGGCAACGCCTAACCCGTCGGGCGAAACCGTAAGACTCTTCTGTGCAAAAATATCTTTATACGGTATGATACCGTCACCGAAAAGGAGGATATGATCCGGCAGGATTTTCAGGAGATCTTTCGGGTGAATAAGCAAAAAATCGGTAATTCGTTTTTGTTCCCTGTCATTTCTTACATAAATGCAGGCATAGACACTCTTTCTCCTTGCATCAATTACAGGACAGAAGGTTTTTACATCGCTTGTTACATTCTCTGCTAAAACATCTAAGGTGGGTACGCCGATCACAGGCCTGTTCAGTGAATAGGCGAGAGTCTTTGCACAGGTTACGCCGACTCTCAGTCCGGTATAGGAACCTGGGCCAATGCTGACGGCGATAAGATCGATATCATGAAAAGTCCCTGCTGTTTCCTGGAAAAGAAAATTCAGTGAAGAAACAATCTCCTTACCATGACCCAATCTCCTTCCAAACTCCTTCCTGCCGACAATAGTGTCATTATCACAGACACATACACTTCCGATGGCACCGGAAGTTTCTATACCTATTACCTTCATTTGATTTAATTCCTTTGCTTGCGTGATATGCTCATCTGATAATCATTTTATAAAAAAAGAAACATAAGTCAAAGCCATTATAGGGTTGATTGGTTTCGTTAATCAAATTCTTCGACAGCTTCTTACCCACCGGTACTACCTTGTAGCCCTGACCGTGCCGGTACCTGCCCTCCCGGTGGGGGCTGGTGAGGTAGTTTTAAATCCGCAATAAATTCAAATCAAAATAGAGACTTATTCTGTTTTCTCATAGCGATTAAAATGCTGATTACCTGTTTTTTTTACTAACTATCTGAACAACTGATCTGTATAATGAGAAAGCTTTTTTCTTTTCAAGGCTTCTCCTTAATCTGTATGATTATTAGTAATTTAATTTGAATGAAAAAAGGTACCGATATTTATGAAGATTGGAAAGTATGAATTACATCAAATAGAGACCGGCATATTTGGTCTGGACGGAGGGGCAATGTTCGGCATTGTGCCAAGGCCATTATGGAGTAAGCTCAATATTCCGGATGAGGAAAACAGGATCGACATGGCACTTAGGGCACTATTAATTATGGGTGATAAGCGTAATATTCTTGTTGATACCGGTATTGGTAACAAGTTTACCGATAAACACAAAAAAATTTACAGGATTGATCAGGAAAAGAACAACTTGAATGATTCTTTAAAAAAGTTCAATCTGGGAACAGAAGATATAACTGACGTACTGTTGACGCATCTCCATTTCGATCATGCGGGAGGGGCAACGGGCATTGAAGATGGAGAACATACCCTCACGTTTCCCAATGCGACATATTATGTTCAAAAAATCAATTATGAATGGGCTTTAAATCCAAGCGACAAAGATAGAGGCAGTTATTTGAGGGAGAACTTTGTTCCCATAGCGGAAAAGGAAAAACTGCACATGGTAGAAGGTGAAGGGGAAATTTTTCCCCAGATCGAGGTTCTGGTATCGAATGGTCATACAGTAGGTCAGCAATTGGTAAAAGTGTCGGATGGCAAACAAACGCTTGTTTATTGTGCTGATTTAATCCCAACGGTATCTCACATCAAGATTCCCTATATTACAGGTTACGATATTTATCCTTTGAAAACCATAGATGAAAAGAGGGAGCTGTTATCAATGGCAAGCTCAAATGGCTGGGTACTTTTCCTGGAACATGATGCAGATTCGGAAGCCGTTAAGGTAGAAAAAAGTGAAGTCGGGTTTACGGTAAGAGAAAAAATTTTTTTGTAAGGCAGTACAGGGTGATTATTTATGAGGCTTTCAGGCAGGGTTGCTATAGTAACAGGGGGCAGCAGTGATAAAGGGAGTGCAATTTCGGAACTTCTGGCATCTGAGGGCGTCAGTGTAGCCATAAACTACCTGAGAAGCAAAGAAAAGGCAGAGTCTATCTTGAAAAAGATTGAGGAAAGTGGTGGCAGGGCAATGATATGTCAGGCAGATGTCACTAATAAAGAAAGTGTCGAGAGTATGGTCGATGCAACACGCAAGCAGTTTGGGTGTGTAGACATTCTGGTAAATAACGTCCATGGTAAAATATGTCGGAAGCCTTTCGGAGAAACCGTATGGAACGAATATGAAGAGAATTTACATGGAGCTGTAAAGGGCGCATACAACTGTTGCCAGTCTGTTCTTGAAGAGATGAAAAATAAGAAATGGGGAAGGATCATCAACGTTATTGATAATATTGTGAATGATCCTGTGTCTGGATACAGCAGCTATATCACGGCGCAATCCGCATTAATCGGTCTTACACGGAGCCTTGCAGTCGATTTGGGCCTCTACGGCATAACCGTTAATTTGATAAATACAGGATTTACCGTTACCGGAAAAACCCCGCATGCCCCCCTCAGCGTTCAGGAGGAGATAACCCGGCAGACACCTTTAAAGCGTCTCGCATTACCAACAGACATAGCGAAAGCCTTGCTTTTTTATGCTTCAGATTGGTCTGATTTTGTTACAGGAAATTGTCTCATAGTGGATGGCGGTAAGGCGATGCATTGAGTGCAGACCTATTCTTTGAAAGAGGCGAGAGCTGATTCCGGTCTCGGAAGAGCTGTCAGAGAAACAGTTCGCACCAGGCTTGTTTTTCTGGAGAAGGTATTCAAGTATTTATCAAGGCAGGAGGTTTCTGCCTTGGTCAATATGTTTTTATTATGGTACTGCAGTAATAATAAGTGATGCAAATGTATATTGTCACGATGTGCCGTCATGTTCAAACCAGTTGACGGTAAGCCTTTTAGCTTGATTTTTCAGGTTCCATAAGTTATCCTTACGTTGCTCTGATCTATTGTACACCCGTAATCTGCGATCAAGTTAACGGTAACCTGTCAGTCAATATGAGCCTTCTCATTCGTATGCGTTCTGCTTTGTTATCACATCTAGCAAATTCAACTACTATCTTTTTGAGGGAATAGTTATGAAAAAGAGACAATTTTCAATTGTGGCCTTAATGATGGTACTTTTGTTACTAGCCGGTTGTTTTCAACTTAAACCTGTTGGTGTTTTTGATACGAAGAAGCTTTTTAAAAAAAGTAGCCTGGAAAAAGACTTTTTCATGGGAAAGTATTCATCAAAAATTGACAATTTCATTATTATTCTTGATACATCATCCTCTATGGGGGTAAGTTACGAAGGCAGGTTGTTTAAGGGATATTCCAAGCTGTTGGTAGCCAAGGATTTTATTAAACGGATGAACAATATAGTGCCTGAAATGAAAATCAAGGGAGCCATTCAGACATTTGGTGATAAAGTTACTAATCAGACAGAGACGGTATATGGACTGGTAACCCACTCTCGCTCCGCTCTGGAGCAGAGCTTGAACGCTATAAAAGTTTCCGTTGAGGGTAATAGCCCTGCCGGGATTGCTATCGATGCTACGGCTAAGCTGTTGAGTATGGTGGAAGGCAGGAATGCAGTTATTCTGATAAGTGACGGTGAAAGGTTGGAAGACAATCCACTCATGAAGCTGCGGGCGCTCAAAGAACGATATGGAGACAGGACCTGCTTTTACTCTGTCTGGGTAGGAAATAAACCTAAGGGTAAAAAAGTTATGGAAACGCTTGCACAAGAAATGCCATGTGGTTTATTTACAAGTGTTGACGAAACTTCGTCACGTAGAGAGATGGAAAATTTTGTTAAGAAAGTGTTCCTGGCAACAGGTGGAGACATTGAGAGTGACAGCGACGGAGATGGCGTTTATGACGATATAGACAGGTGCCCCGGAACCCCGAGAGGAGTTCCCGTAGATGAGAAAGGGTGTCCTGAGGTGCGGGAAAAAATTCGTATTGACAGCGACGGAGATGGCATTTATGACGATGTAGACAGGTGCCCCGGAACCCCGAGGGGAGTTCCCGTAGATGAGAAAGGGTGTCCTGAGGTGCGGGAAAAAATTCGTATTGACAGCGACGGAGATGGCGTTTATGACGATGTAGACAGGTGCCCTGGCACCCCGAGAGGAGTTCCCGTAGATGAGAAAGGGTGTCCTGAAGTACGGGAAAAAATTCGTATTGATAGCGACCGGGACGGTGTTTATGATGATGTAGATTGGTGTCCGGATACCCCGATTGGAGTTGCGGTAGATGGAAAGGGGTGTCCAGAAATTCGCCGGATAGATGCTGATGGAGATGGTATTTATGATGATGTGGATGAATGTCCAGATACCCCGGTCGGAGCCGAAGTAGACGAAAGAGGGTGTCCTGAAGATCTCCAGGCCGGCATTGATACGGATGGAGACGGTATTTACGATGATCGTGATGAATGCCCTGATACGCCGAAAGGTGCTATTGTCGATTTCAGGGGTTGCTGGGTAATCAAGGGCGTTCAATTTGAATACAAAATGTGGGACATTTCTCCTCAATTTACAACAAACCTGGATAATGCAATA is drawn from Candidatus Scalindua sp. and contains these coding sequences:
- a CDS encoding MBL fold metallo-hydrolase: MKIGKYELHQIETGIFGLDGGAMFGIVPRPLWSKLNIPDEENRIDMALRALLIMGDKRNILVDTGIGNKFTDKHKKIYRIDQEKNNLNDSLKKFNLGTEDITDVLLTHLHFDHAGGATGIEDGEHTLTFPNATYYVQKINYEWALNPSDKDRGSYLRENFVPIAEKEKLHMVEGEGEIFPQIEVLVSNGHTVGQQLVKVSDGKQTLVYCADLIPTVSHIKIPYITGYDIYPLKTIDEKRELLSMASSNGWVLFLEHDADSEAVKVEKSEVGFTVREKIFL
- the atpC gene encoding ATP synthase F1 subunit epsilon, coding for MYSKDVTAIVAHGTSGYLGVMAHHTPLVTSLEPGPFKITEPGDKVVTLSLESGFMEVRGNKVVVLADSVKNQ
- a CDS encoding OmpA family protein, whose amino-acid sequence is MKKRQFSIVALMMVLLLLAGCFQLKPVGVFDTKKLFKKSSLEKDFFMGKYSSKIDNFIIILDTSSSMGVSYEGRLFKGYSKLLVAKDFIKRMNNIVPEMKIKGAIQTFGDKVTNQTETVYGLVTHSRSALEQSLNAIKVSVEGNSPAGIAIDATAKLLSMVEGRNAVILISDGERLEDNPLMKLRALKERYGDRTCFYSVWVGNKPKGKKVMETLAQEMPCGLFTSVDETSSRREMENFVKKVFLATGGDIESDSDGDGVYDDIDRCPGTPRGVPVDEKGCPEVREKIRIDSDGDGIYDDVDRCPGTPRGVPVDEKGCPEVREKIRIDSDGDGVYDDVDRCPGTPRGVPVDEKGCPEVREKIRIDSDRDGVYDDVDWCPDTPIGVAVDGKGCPEIRRIDADGDGIYDDVDECPDTPVGAEVDERGCPEDLQAGIDTDGDGIYDDRDECPDTPKGAIVDFRGCWVIKGVQFEYKMWDISPQFTTNLDNAIHVLTRNRDLKIKIVGHTDNVGSMEYNIDLSEKRANAIKEYFVENGIDRSRITTTGVGFSQPIATNDTPEGRALNRRAELIPIE
- a CDS encoding SDR family oxidoreductase; protein product: MRLSGRVAIVTGGSSDKGSAISELLASEGVSVAINYLRSKEKAESILKKIEESGGRAMICQADVTNKESVESMVDATRKQFGCVDILVNNVHGKICRKPFGETVWNEYEENLHGAVKGAYNCCQSVLEEMKNKKWGRIINVIDNIVNDPVSGYSSYITAQSALIGLTRSLAVDLGLYGITVNLINTGFTVTGKTPHAPLSVQEEITRQTPLKRLALPTDIAKALLFYASDWSDFVTGNCLIVDGGKAMH
- the tsaB gene encoding tRNA (adenosine(37)-N6)-threonylcarbamoyltransferase complex dimerization subunit type 1 TsaB, with amino-acid sequence MKVIGIETSGAIGSVCVCDNDTIVGRKEFGRRLGHGKEIVSSLNFLFQETAGTFHDIDLIAVSIGPGSYTGLRVGVTCAKTLAYSLNRPVIGVPTLDVLAENVTSDVKTFCPVIDARRKSVYACIYVRNDREQKRITDFLLIHPKDLLKILPDHILLFGDGIIPYKDIFAQKSLTVSPDGLGVASAVNVAKLGLKRYEQGERCEIETLEPLYLRKSEAEEKLETEL
- the atpD gene encoding F0F1 ATP synthase subunit beta; the encoded protein is MKKGEVVQIIGPVVDIRFAPGDLAPIRNALKIEDKKRNISIVAEVAQHIGNDTARCIALAPTDGMVRGMEVFDTGGPISVPVGPEVLGRIFNLLGEPIDKLGEVKTKERYPIHRTAPSFEDREAVTTVFETGLKVVDLLAPFAKGGKVGLFGGAGVGKTVLIMELIKSIASEHGGFSVFSGVGERTREGNDLWLEMKESGVLDKTVLVFGQMNEPPGARLRVALTGLTMAEYFRDSQGQDVLLFIDNIFRFVQAGSEVSALLGRMPSAVGYQPTLANEMGDLQERITSTKKGSITSMQAIYVPADDFTDPAPVATFPHLDSTIWLSRQIAEMGIYPAVDPLKSTSRILDPLIVGQDHYDAARESQRVLQRYNDLQDFIAILGMEELSEEDKLIVGRARRLQRFLSQPFFVAEQFTGIKGKYVKIEDTVRGIKEVLEGKHDHLPEQAFYMVGGIEEVVEKAKQMEGK